The Mucilaginibacter yixingensis genome window below encodes:
- a CDS encoding pitrilysin family protein, translating to MKKPLLITTAICLLTTLSYSQARLVEKVTQKGDELVIPYEKYVLPNGLTVILHEDHSDPVVHVDVTYHVGSAREEIGKSGFAHFFEHMMFEGSDDAPKGMLDKIVIGNGGTNNGSTTRDRTNYYETDPKNVLEQCLWLEADRMGFLLGQVTQDRFEVQRATVKNERGQNYDNRAYGLASEYTAKNLYPYGHPYSWLTIGYIEDLNRSNVNDLKNFFMRWYSPNNATLTIGGDLNPAATMKMVERYFGGIPRGPEVRPVTVPAVKLTTNRYVSYVDNYARLPQLAITYPTVPDYSKDMVALECLAEILGQGKNSVLYQTMVKKEQALQATAFSNLLELAGEFSIRIVPLPGKSLADMERLYNAALDTLEKRGVTNDDIEKYKGQSIADVVSGLQSVAGKVSRLAEFQTFTGNPNKTADLLKQYQSLTPADVMRVFNTYIRGKNAVVLSILTKKETTPAQPDNYTIDKSNYVAPNYGYDKLTYVKAKDNFDRKVTPPLGLAPAIKTPPFWRKDLSSGAKVIGVTNTEIPLVAMTLTIPGGHLADAQDLSKAGLSSLFATMMNEDTKTHTAEQFAMELQKLGSIIRISNSVDGLVFQVQSLKSNFAKTITLLQERLTEPKFTQQAFDLDKKQRLESIKVLKASPATIAAPVFARLVYGADNVLGVPENGTEKTVENIQLQDIENYYKNYITANDAEAVIVGDISEADALAQLASLNKLPKTKVILPSPAPAIPVAKTKIYLVDVPKAAQTQFAVGYGTNLTYSPAGEYYKAFMANYPLGTDFTSRLNMYLRETKGWTYGASSRFNSDKYSGTFSFGSSIRVASTDSAFVALMDQINSYNKTGPTADEVTFLKKAAGQGNALRYETLLQKASFVSRILDYNLPANYLDQQMTLLNSATPAMLKTIANKYIPTDKLNILLVGDKDRILPDLKKHDYQIVELDADGNVIGELK from the coding sequence ATGAAAAAGCCGCTACTCATCACCACCGCAATATGCCTCTTAACCACCCTGAGCTACAGCCAGGCTCGCCTGGTTGAAAAGGTGACCCAGAAAGGCGATGAACTGGTGATTCCCTATGAGAAATATGTGCTGCCAAATGGTTTGACGGTGATATTGCACGAAGATCATTCAGACCCGGTAGTGCATGTGGATGTTACCTACCATGTGGGTTCTGCGCGCGAGGAAATTGGCAAATCGGGCTTTGCCCACTTTTTTGAGCACATGATGTTTGAGGGATCTGACGATGCGCCCAAAGGTATGCTGGATAAGATTGTGATTGGTAATGGCGGCACCAACAATGGCTCTACTACACGGGACAGGACTAATTATTATGAGACCGACCCCAAAAATGTGCTGGAACAATGCCTCTGGCTGGAGGCTGACCGCATGGGTTTTTTGTTGGGCCAGGTAACGCAAGACCGTTTTGAGGTGCAGCGCGCCACCGTAAAAAACGAACGCGGGCAAAATTACGATAACCGGGCATACGGACTGGCATCAGAATATACAGCTAAAAACTTGTATCCTTACGGTCACCCCTACTCGTGGCTCACCATTGGTTATATTGAAGACCTGAACCGCAGTAATGTTAACGATCTGAAAAACTTTTTTATGCGTTGGTATAGCCCCAACAATGCTACGTTGACCATCGGTGGTGATCTTAATCCGGCGGCTACTATGAAAATGGTAGAAAGGTATTTTGGCGGCATACCGCGCGGACCGGAAGTAAGGCCGGTTACGGTACCGGCCGTTAAGCTGACGACTAACCGTTACGTGTCTTATGTTGATAATTACGCGCGCTTGCCGCAGTTAGCTATCACCTACCCAACCGTGCCCGATTATAGTAAAGATATGGTAGCGCTGGAGTGCCTGGCGGAGATACTGGGACAAGGCAAAAACTCGGTGCTGTATCAAACCATGGTTAAAAAGGAGCAGGCGCTGCAGGCCACTGCCTTTAGCAATTTGTTGGAGCTGGCTGGCGAGTTTAGCATCCGCATAGTGCCCTTGCCGGGTAAATCGCTCGCAGATATGGAACGGCTTTATAATGCCGCGTTGGATACCCTGGAAAAACGCGGGGTGACAAATGACGATATTGAAAAATACAAAGGCCAGTCAATTGCCGATGTAGTTAGCGGATTGCAAAGCGTAGCGGGTAAAGTATCGCGCCTGGCCGAGTTTCAAACGTTTACCGGTAACCCCAACAAAACGGCCGATCTGTTGAAACAATACCAATCGCTCACCCCGGCGGATGTGATGCGCGTATTCAATACTTACATTAGAGGTAAAAATGCCGTGGTGCTCAGCATCCTGACCAAAAAAGAAACTACTCCGGCTCAGCCAGATAACTATACCATTGATAAGAGCAATTATGTGGCGCCTAATTATGGATATGACAAGCTGACGTATGTAAAAGCGAAAGATAATTTCGACCGCAAAGTTACGCCGCCGCTTGGTCTGGCGCCAGCCATAAAAACACCGCCTTTCTGGCGTAAAGACCTATCGTCGGGCGCTAAAGTGATTGGTGTAACCAACACCGAAATTCCGTTGGTTGCTATGACGCTCACTATCCCCGGCGGGCATTTGGCCGATGCACAGGATCTGTCTAAAGCGGGCCTCTCATCACTGTTTGCAACCATGATGAACGAGGATACCAAAACGCACACCGCCGAGCAATTTGCTATGGAATTGCAGAAACTGGGTAGCATTATCCGTATCAGCAATAGCGTTGATGGTTTGGTGTTCCAGGTACAATCGCTTAAAAGCAATTTTGCCAAAACCATTACCCTGCTGCAGGAACGCCTGACGGAACCGAAGTTTACCCAGCAGGCTTTTGATCTGGATAAAAAGCAGCGATTGGAATCGATCAAAGTACTGAAGGCAAGCCCGGCAACCATTGCCGCTCCGGTGTTTGCGCGCCTCGTTTATGGTGCTGATAATGTTTTGGGTGTGCCTGAAAACGGTACGGAAAAAACTGTGGAGAACATCCAATTGCAGGATATTGAGAACTATTATAAAAACTACATCACCGCAAATGATGCCGAGGCGGTTATAGTCGGCGATATCTCAGAAGCCGATGCGCTTGCCCAACTGGCTTCTTTAAACAAGCTGCCAAAAACAAAGGTGATCTTGCCAAGCCCTGCACCGGCCATCCCTGTAGCCAAAACCAAAATTTACCTGGTTGATGTACCGAAAGCAGCCCAAACGCAGTTTGCGGTGGGTTATGGTACCAACCTCACGTACTCTCCTGCCGGCGAGTATTACAAAGCCTTTATGGCTAACTACCCATTAGGTACTGATTTTACCAGCAGGTTGAACATGTATCTGCGCGAAACCAAAGGGTGGACGTATGGTGCCAGCAGTCGTTTTAATAGCGATAAATATTCTGGGACCTTCAGTTTTGGCTCCAGCATCCGGGTGGCATCAACCGATAGTGCATTCGTGGCGCTGATGGATCAGATCAACAGCTACAATAAAACAGGCCCGACGGCAGATGAGGTAACTTTCTTAAAGAAAGCCGCCGGTCAGGGCAATGCGCTGCGTTATGAAACGCTTTTGCAAAAAGCCAGCTTTGTATCGCGTATACTGGATTATAATCTGCCGGCCAATTACCTCGATCAGCAAATGACTTTGTTGAACAGCGCTACGCCTGCTATGCTTAAAACTATCGCAAACAAATACATCCCGACGGATAAACTAAACATTCTGCTGGTAGGCGATAAAGACCGAATCTTACCCGACCTGAAAAAACATGATTACCAGATTGTGGAACTGGATGCGGATGGGAATGTGATTGGGGAGTTGAAGTAG
- the efp gene encoding elongation factor P, which produces MAKASDIKNGNILRFNGELVQVEEFIHRTPGNLRAFYQARMRNVKSGKLVEYRFRTDEEVDIARVETNDYQYLYEDGNDLVIMDNTSYEQFNVPKFLFGNAVKFLKEGVNVIVAFESDEPIMAKAPASVDLEITYTEPAVKGDTSTNALKLATVETGAEIRVPLFINIGDKVKVDTATGAYSERVKS; this is translated from the coding sequence ATGGCTAAGGCATCAGATATCAAAAACGGAAATATACTGCGCTTTAACGGCGAGTTAGTTCAGGTAGAGGAGTTTATTCACCGTACCCCGGGCAACCTGCGCGCTTTTTACCAGGCTCGCATGCGTAACGTTAAAAGCGGTAAGCTGGTTGAATATCGCTTCCGTACAGACGAGGAGGTGGATATTGCCCGCGTAGAAACCAACGATTACCAATACCTGTATGAAGATGGTAATGACCTGGTAATTATGGACAACACTTCTTACGAGCAGTTTAACGTACCAAAATTCCTGTTTGGTAACGCAGTGAAGTTTTTGAAAGAAGGCGTAAACGTTATTGTTGCTTTTGAAAGCGACGAGCCGATCATGGCCAAAGCACCAGCATCTGTAGATTTGGAAATTACTTATACCGAGCCAGCTGTAAAAGGCGACACCTCAACCAACGCCCTAAAATTGGCAACTGTTGAAACCGGTGCCGAAATTCGTGTGCCGTTGTTCATCAACATTGGCGATAAAGTTAAGGTTGATACCGCTACCGGCGCTTACTCAGAGCGTGTTAAAAGTTAA
- a CDS encoding nucleotidyltransferase family protein: MQSIAKYQQLMLPVLKKYQIRRASIFGSVAKGYDTAESDVDLLIETEPGFTLFNLLQLEEEMATLLHKRVDLVEFDAIKQSIKEEVLQSAVVIL, translated from the coding sequence ATGCAGTCAATAGCGAAATATCAACAACTAATGCTGCCTGTGTTGAAGAAATATCAGATCAGGAGGGCATCTATATTTGGCTCTGTAGCCAAAGGATATGATACCGCTGAAAGTGATGTGGATCTGCTGATCGAAACTGAACCTGGTTTCACACTTTTTAACTTGCTTCAATTAGAGGAAGAGATGGCCACTCTTTTGCATAAAAGAGTAGACCTGGTAGAGTTTGACGCCATAAAGCAGTCTATCAAAGAAGAAGTATTGCAATCGGCTGTGGTTATTTTATGA
- a CDS encoding DUF86 domain-containing protein, with protein sequence MIRTDKVYIEDIIESINLIEKYTQGITEYQFSNDIQLQDAVTRRFEIIGEASSKISEAIKAKYPATQWKLMKLMRNKLIHEYFGVSAQTIFATVMADLPVLKAQLVHLKQTEF encoded by the coding sequence ATGATTCGAACTGATAAAGTCTATATAGAAGATATTATTGAGTCTATTAATCTGATAGAGAAATATACCCAGGGAATTACCGAATATCAATTTTCTAACGATATACAATTGCAGGATGCTGTGACCAGGCGTTTTGAGATTATTGGCGAAGCATCTTCCAAGATATCCGAAGCAATAAAAGCCAAATACCCGGCAACACAGTGGAAGTTGATGAAATTGATGCGTAACAAATTGATACATGAGTATTTTGGTGTGTCTGCCCAAACAATTTTTGCAACCGTGATGGCAGATTTGCCTGTTCTTAAGGCGCAACTGGTTCATTTAAAGCAGACTGAGTTTTGA